A window of Chloroflexota bacterium contains these coding sequences:
- a CDS encoding DNA polymerase III subunit alpha, which yields MFTHLHTHSYYSFLDGIPSPAQLVQAAVRQGMQALALTDHHGLTGAIEFYDACQQAGIKPILGIELVVNHNLGQGNLILLAMDQTGWTNLCRLSSIVQSAHHRDPNNGINFARFAENTAGLICLSGGKRGLGQHLIDKDQTEFALTFFGELQNIFPQSLYVELQSQRPADRRDLHSLTAIAEHLKLPVVATNNVHYLNPEQASLQRTLTAMRLNTELGDIPLDAPAPPGSHFASRQEMIERFADYPAALANTQKIAARCNLELPLGVPHYPEIPLASGETAVDRLRKLAEKGAKQRYGEITPEIQSRLDYELTIIGERDYAPLFIIVQEILEFARRTNVPISSRGSAASSLVAHCLGITSPDPLALNLYFERFLNPARSSPPDIDTDLCSLRRDAVIRHVYEQYGEDRVAMVATINRFRRRSALREVAKVHGLSPKEIKTLVADLPTRGWGPPSRRNAHPAGDPYQALQARFPNQRYKAIFQDAQALLKFPRHLSVHPGGIVITPGPITDLVPTHLASKGMLITQFNLESIERMGLVKIDLLGTRGLTVLGNVADRIQSWRRREFESGLDVLDAIPEDDPKTIEWVRSAQTIGCFAIESPGMRATLKEIDAHSLDDIMVALALYRPGPLTGGLKDAFVQRHLGNARIEHIHPALVPLLKSTHGVILYQEQVLRIASELAGLSLADADLLRRAMSHFDPGERMKTLKQRFIAGALEKSAVPSAIAGRIWDMMAAFAGYGFPKAHAASYAQVAWRSVWCKAHYPAEFMAAVLAGWGGYYRQPVYLNEARRLGLTLRGPHIHHSQYQFTVVYPKGMPILYMGLAQVSGLSRRTQQRILTERPFRSLEDFLTRVDPRLPEVENLIRIGALSSLGTIPDLLAKVQTGGWRYAQPPLFELGEHGDAEDWDLPTRMDAQKTILGTSVDAHPLELVSAQLQKLDTLSTLEAANRLEEQIAVAGVRQTSHRFHNLNGENYYMIELLDLDGVLPVRMTVPFYSHHRRMLSTDQLVVVEGRMIKNQETGTVILDAQKLWPLAAR from the coding sequence ATGTTCACTCACTTACACACCCATTCCTATTACTCATTTCTGGATGGAATTCCTTCACCGGCGCAACTGGTGCAAGCGGCTGTTCGGCAGGGCATGCAAGCACTGGCGCTCACCGATCATCACGGTCTGACTGGCGCGATAGAATTCTATGATGCTTGCCAGCAAGCGGGTATAAAACCAATTCTGGGTATTGAGTTAGTCGTCAATCACAATTTGGGTCAGGGCAACTTGATTTTATTGGCGATGGATCAAACCGGCTGGACTAACTTGTGCCGCTTGAGCAGCATTGTTCAGTCTGCGCATCATCGTGATCCAAACAACGGCATCAACTTTGCACGATTTGCTGAAAATACCGCTGGCCTGATTTGCTTGAGTGGGGGAAAGCGTGGCCTGGGGCAGCATCTGATTGACAAAGACCAGACCGAATTCGCCCTTACTTTTTTCGGTGAACTGCAAAATATTTTCCCCCAATCCCTGTATGTCGAACTCCAATCGCAGCGCCCTGCCGATAGACGCGATCTGCACAGCTTGACGGCGATTGCAGAACATCTCAAACTGCCGGTTGTCGCCACGAATAATGTTCATTATCTTAATCCCGAGCAGGCCAGCCTTCAGCGCACGCTGACGGCAATGCGCCTGAATACTGAATTGGGAGATATTCCGCTGGATGCTCCCGCGCCCCCAGGCTCGCATTTCGCATCTCGGCAGGAGATGATCGAGCGTTTTGCTGATTATCCCGCCGCGCTTGCCAATACGCAAAAAATTGCCGCCCGCTGTAACCTGGAACTTCCTCTGGGCGTGCCTCATTACCCGGAGATCCCGCTTGCCTCTGGGGAAACTGCCGTGGATCGATTGCGGAAATTGGCTGAGAAAGGTGCCAAACAGCGTTATGGTGAGATCACTCCCGAAATTCAATCCCGGCTGGATTATGAACTAACGATTATTGGTGAAAGAGATTACGCCCCTCTATTCATCATTGTGCAAGAAATTCTGGAATTTGCTCGCCGCACAAATGTCCCCATCTCGTCGCGCGGATCCGCCGCTTCATCTCTTGTGGCGCACTGTTTGGGGATCACGTCGCCCGACCCACTGGCCTTGAATCTGTATTTCGAGCGGTTTCTCAACCCGGCGCGTTCCTCGCCACCCGATATTGATACCGATTTATGCTCACTTCGCCGGGATGCTGTCATTCGGCATGTATATGAACAATACGGCGAAGACCGGGTTGCGATGGTGGCAACGATCAACCGCTTTCGCCGCCGTTCGGCATTGCGAGAAGTTGCTAAAGTACATGGCCTCTCACCAAAGGAAATCAAAACCCTGGTTGCAGATTTGCCTACGCGGGGCTGGGGTCCACCCTCCCGGCGCAACGCTCATCCAGCGGGTGATCCCTACCAGGCACTGCAAGCGCGTTTCCCAAATCAGCGTTATAAAGCCATTTTTCAGGACGCGCAAGCTTTACTTAAATTCCCGCGGCACCTATCCGTGCATCCTGGAGGTATAGTGATCACCCCAGGGCCGATCACCGATCTGGTTCCAACGCACTTGGCGAGCAAGGGAATGCTGATTACACAGTTTAATCTGGAATCGATTGAACGGATGGGGTTGGTTAAGATCGATCTTTTAGGTACACGCGGTTTAACGGTCTTGGGGAATGTTGCCGATCGCATTCAATCCTGGCGACGGCGTGAATTTGAGAGCGGCCTGGATGTGCTGGATGCCATCCCCGAGGATGACCCTAAAACAATTGAATGGGTGCGTTCAGCGCAAACCATCGGCTGTTTTGCTATTGAAAGCCCCGGTATGCGAGCGACGCTGAAAGAAATTGATGCTCACTCTCTGGACGATATTATGGTTGCTCTGGCGCTCTACCGGCCTGGCCCGCTAACCGGCGGGCTTAAAGATGCCTTCGTTCAACGCCATTTAGGAAACGCCCGCATTGAACATATCCATCCGGCCTTGGTGCCATTATTAAAAAGTACCCATGGCGTAATCTTGTATCAGGAGCAGGTGCTGCGGATTGCCAGCGAACTGGCCGGATTGAGCCTGGCCGATGCCGATTTGCTGCGCCGGGCGATGAGTCATTTTGACCCTGGCGAACGTATGAAGACCCTCAAGCAGCGCTTTATTGCCGGAGCATTGGAGAAGAGCGCCGTTCCTTCGGCAATTGCGGGGCGAATTTGGGATATGATGGCAGCCTTTGCAGGCTATGGTTTCCCCAAAGCCCATGCGGCTTCGTATGCGCAGGTTGCCTGGCGATCCGTTTGGTGCAAAGCGCATTATCCGGCGGAATTCATGGCGGCTGTGCTGGCGGGTTGGGGAGGGTATTACCGGCAACCGGTTTACCTGAATGAAGCCCGGCGTCTGGGGCTGACTTTGCGTGGGCCACATATTCATCATTCTCAATACCAATTCACTGTAGTCTATCCCAAAGGAATGCCCATATTGTATATGGGTCTTGCCCAGGTGAGCGGTTTATCCCGGCGTACTCAACAACGCATTCTGACAGAACGCCCTTTTCGCTCGCTGGAAGATTTTTTAACGCGTGTGGATCCTCGCCTCCCGGAAGTCGAAAACCTGATTCGAATTGGCGCGTTGAGCAGCCTGGGTACGATCCCGGATTTATTGGCGAAAGTCCAGACCGGTGGCTGGCGCTACGCTCAACCACCGCTGTTCGAGCTTGGCGAGCATGGGGATGCAGAGGATTGGGATTTGCCCACGCGCATGGACGCGCAGAAAACCATCCTCGGAACCAGCGTCGATGCGCACCCCCTTGAACTGGTTTCTGCACAACTCCAAAAACTGGATACTCTGTCCACTTTGGAAGCTGCGAACAGGCTCGAAGAGCAAATTGCTGTCGCCG